Proteins encoded in a region of the Triticum dicoccoides isolate Atlit2015 ecotype Zavitan chromosome 3A, WEW_v2.0, whole genome shotgun sequence genome:
- the LOC119269271 gene encoding formin-like protein 19 — MAGQKVNDARGEPRLLRRTATTTYSGATLPPPPPSSIASSGAPTHSPSRRAPLRAPPPSHLLLGTPPPLPSPATHPASRSGVVHPLGLGKFTAAGRRPRAQPELACLEDDLQD; from the exons ATGGCGGGTCAGAAAGTTAACGACGCCCGTGGTGAGccgcgcctcctccggcgcaccgccaccaccacctacTCCGGCGCGACGCTGCCCCCACCTCCTCCCAGCtccatcgcctcctccggcgcgccGACGCACAGCCCCTCCCGACGGGCCCCTCTGCGGGCGCCGCCCCCATCCCACCTCCTCCTAGGCACGCCACCACCACTCCCGTCTCCGGCGACCCATCCCGCATCTCGATCTGGAGTGGTTCACCCCTTGGGGCTTGGGAAGTTCACCGCAGCCG GCCGGCGTCCCCGCGCCCAGCCGGAGCTCGCCTGCCTCGAAGATGATCTGCAGGACTAG